The following are encoded in a window of Verrucomicrobiia bacterium genomic DNA:
- a CDS encoding galactitol-1-phosphate 5-dehydrogenase → MKALVLKEYNRFSFEEVPAPEPASDEVLIAVKACGICGSDVHGMDGSTGRRRPPIIMGHEAAGVVAGVGLGAAGWAAGDRVTFDSTIYCGQCDYCRRGLVNLCDRRRVLGVSCADYRQNGAFAEFVTVPQRVLYRLPDGLAYEHAALVEPFAIALHAIGRAPPALNDAVVVVGAGMIGLALVQALRQTGCGLLIAVDIASDRLERAAQAGATHTLNSATQNADAAILELTQGRGADRAFEAVGLGPTVELALRCARKGGAVTLVGNVTPRVDFPLQMAVTRELSIHGSCASNGEYRACLDMLGRGVLNPGLLLSATAPLADGAAWFERLHQKEPGLLKVVLQP, encoded by the coding sequence ATGAAAGCCCTGGTCCTTAAAGAGTACAACCGCTTCAGTTTCGAAGAGGTGCCGGCGCCCGAGCCGGCGTCCGACGAGGTGCTCATCGCGGTGAAGGCCTGCGGTATTTGCGGCAGCGATGTCCATGGGATGGATGGCAGCACCGGGCGCAGACGCCCGCCCATCATCATGGGCCACGAAGCGGCCGGGGTGGTGGCCGGAGTGGGCCTTGGGGCGGCCGGCTGGGCCGCCGGCGACCGGGTGACTTTTGATTCAACCATCTACTGCGGGCAATGCGATTACTGCCGGCGTGGACTGGTGAATCTATGCGACCGCCGGCGCGTGCTGGGCGTCTCATGCGCCGACTACCGCCAGAACGGGGCTTTTGCCGAATTCGTTACGGTGCCCCAACGTGTGCTGTATCGGCTCCCTGATGGCCTGGCTTACGAGCACGCGGCCTTGGTCGAACCGTTTGCCATTGCGCTGCACGCCATTGGCCGAGCACCTCCGGCGCTCAATGACGCGGTTGTAGTCGTGGGCGCCGGCATGATTGGCCTGGCCCTGGTGCAAGCCCTGCGCCAGACCGGCTGCGGCCTGCTGATAGCCGTCGATATCGCCTCCGATCGGCTCGAACGAGCGGCACAAGCCGGCGCCACACACACTCTCAACTCCGCCACTCAAAATGCCGACGCAGCGATACTGGAACTGACCCAGGGCCGCGGCGCAGACCGAGCCTTTGAAGCCGTCGGCTTGGGGCCGACGGTGGAATTGGCGCTGCGCTGCGCTCGCAAAGGTGGTGCTGTGACCCTCGTAGGGAACGTGACACCACGCGTCGATTTTCCACTCCAGATGGCCGTCACCCGCGAGTTGTCCATTCACGGTTCCTGCGCGTCCAATGGCGAGTATCGGGCTTGCCTCGATATGCTCGGGCGCGGGGTCCTCAACCCCGGCTTGCTACTGAGCGCCACAGCGCCGCTGGCCGACGGCGCGGCGTGGTTCGAGCGGCTGCATCAAAAAGAACCCGGCCTGCTTAAGGTCGTGCTCCAGCCCTGA
- a CDS encoding tetratricopeptide repeat protein, with amino-acid sequence MPGPKPKNRPERAPNRPPPANRADANPPVVFSPARRWAFRIAIVVLAPLLVVSLPELVLRVIGYGYPTSFFLPTLILGRNVYIENDRFGLRFFPPELARSPSPMVMAAEKPPGNYRIFIFGESAALGDPEPAYSMGRYLQVLLQDRYPGAHFEVVCTAMTAINSHVILPIARECARRQGDIWLIYMGNNEFVGPFGAATVFGPQAPQLALIRLNIKLKSLRLGQWLAKFAIRPSKQERWGGMKMFLDNQVGPEDPRRGRVYNYFRRNLEDIIECGQDAGAKVLVSTVAANLKDCAPFASEHRAGLSDSQQAAWKQLYDSGIAAQNSGRTDQAISNFNAAARIDPLFAELQFRLGQCYFTLTNSAQARSHFGLARDCDSLPFRADSRLNEIIRQTAVKESAHGVVLVDGAAALESKSAQNITGDEVLFEHVHLNFNGNYLLARAFAEQVAKCLPEAITRAAAGHWATPELCARSLALTDWDRQRVYESLLRRLAEPPFINQTDHATQLAVLRDNLLALRPGLTTVAAKEARAVYAHAIAAMPDDFYLHADFAKLQEDTGDLPDAILAWQHARDLIPFAPGPYYYAGKLLARAGRSSEALESLTRALEIRPDLPDALDEKGRLLVQQKRAEEGLALIDKAIQYEPANPLFCIHKAETLAALGRHEEALGALRTAISLDPGFWEARYLLAVELAVDGDVFGAAGQFREVIRLSPANISAHLNLAIALAKLDHIDEAKAEFRETLRLDPQNRKAANYLNSLDRLGGANKIR; translated from the coding sequence GTGCCTGGACCGAAGCCCAAGAACCGACCTGAGCGCGCGCCAAATCGCCCGCCGCCCGCCAATCGCGCAGATGCCAATCCGCCCGTGGTTTTTTCCCCGGCCCGGCGGTGGGCGTTCCGAATTGCGATTGTTGTTCTGGCGCCGCTGCTGGTTGTTTCCCTTCCCGAGTTGGTCCTGCGCGTTATCGGCTACGGTTATCCCACCAGTTTTTTTCTTCCTACCCTCATCCTTGGCCGGAATGTTTACATAGAAAACGACCGATTTGGTTTGCGATTTTTTCCCCCGGAACTGGCGCGCAGCCCATCGCCGATGGTAATGGCAGCAGAAAAACCGCCCGGTAACTATCGGATTTTTATTTTTGGTGAGTCAGCGGCCCTTGGGGACCCTGAGCCGGCCTACAGTATGGGGCGTTACCTGCAGGTGCTGCTGCAAGACCGCTATCCGGGCGCGCATTTTGAGGTCGTTTGCACCGCGATGACAGCCATCAATTCGCATGTCATCCTGCCCATTGCCCGTGAATGCGCCCGGCGCCAGGGCGACATCTGGTTGATTTATATGGGCAATAACGAGTTTGTTGGGCCATTCGGCGCAGCAACCGTCTTCGGCCCGCAAGCCCCGCAATTGGCTTTGATTCGGTTGAATATCAAACTCAAATCCCTCCGGCTCGGTCAATGGCTGGCCAAATTTGCCATCCGCCCCTCGAAGCAAGAGCGATGGGGCGGCATGAAGATGTTTCTCGATAACCAGGTCGGCCCGGAGGACCCGCGCAGGGGGCGCGTGTATAACTATTTTCGGCGGAACCTCGAGGACATCATCGAATGCGGTCAGGATGCGGGCGCCAAGGTCCTCGTCAGCACCGTGGCGGCCAACCTCAAGGATTGCGCCCCGTTCGCCTCAGAACATCGCGCAGGGTTGAGCGACAGCCAGCAGGCCGCCTGGAAGCAGCTTTATGACAGTGGAATTGCCGCACAGAACAGCGGGAGAACCGACCAGGCCATCAGTAATTTTAACGCTGCCGCGCGGATAGACCCCTTGTTCGCCGAGTTGCAGTTTCGTTTGGGCCAATGCTATTTCACACTGACCAATTCCGCCCAGGCCCGCAGCCATTTTGGACTCGCTCGCGATTGCGATTCACTCCCGTTCCGCGCCGATTCCCGGCTGAACGAGATTATCCGCCAAACGGCTGTCAAGGAATCCGCCCATGGCGTTGTCCTGGTGGATGGCGCTGCTGCGTTGGAATCCAAAAGCGCCCAAAATATTACAGGCGATGAGGTCCTCTTCGAGCATGTCCACCTTAATTTTAATGGCAATTACCTGCTGGCACGGGCCTTTGCCGAGCAAGTGGCCAAGTGCTTGCCAGAAGCCATCACGCGCGCCGCTGCAGGCCATTGGGCCACCCCCGAGCTTTGTGCCCGGAGCCTGGCATTGACCGACTGGGACAGGCAGCGAGTTTACGAAAGCCTGCTGCGCCGGTTGGCTGAACCGCCCTTCATCAACCAGACGGATCACGCGACCCAGCTCGCCGTGCTTCGGGACAACCTACTGGCTTTGCGCCCCGGATTAACCACCGTGGCCGCAAAAGAGGCCCGTGCGGTCTATGCTCATGCCATCGCCGCGATGCCCGATGATTTTTATCTCCATGCTGATTTCGCCAAGCTGCAGGAAGACACCGGCGATTTGCCCGATGCCATTTTGGCATGGCAGCACGCTCGCGACTTAATCCCATTTGCCCCCGGCCCCTATTATTATGCCGGAAAACTCCTCGCGCGCGCCGGGCGCTCCAGCGAGGCGCTCGAATCGCTCACGCGCGCCTTGGAGATTCGCCCGGACCTCCCGGATGCCTTGGACGAAAAGGGACGGCTGCTGGTTCAGCAGAAGAGGGCTGAAGAAGGACTGGCGCTGATCGATAAAGCCATCCAATATGAGCCGGCGAATCCTTTGTTCTGTATTCATAAAGCGGAGACCTTGGCTGCGCTGGGCCGTCACGAAGAAGCCTTAGGGGCGCTGCGGACTGCGATTAGCCTTGATCCTGGCTTCTGGGAAGCCCGCTACCTCCTGGCAGTTGAATTGGCCGTCGATGGCGACGTCTTTGGCGCTGCGGGCCAGTTCCGGGAAGTCATCCGGCTCAGCCCGGCCAATATCTCAGCCCACTTAAACCTCGCTATCGCCCTGGCAAAACTCGACCATATCGACGAGGCAAAGGCTGAGTTTCGCGAAACGTTGCGCCTGGACCCTCAAAACCGCAAAGCGGCCAATTACCTCAACAGCCTCGATCGGCTCGGAGGCGCAAATAAGATTCGATGA